A genomic stretch from Doryrhamphus excisus isolate RoL2022-K1 chromosome 23, RoL_Dexc_1.0, whole genome shotgun sequence includes:
- the frmpd3 gene encoding FERM and PDZ domain-containing protein 3 isoform X2, giving the protein MAKVQDGHIYACDSSAMLEEGQDGMDSGTLSPATARQVTIQRHPTQGFGFIAGSQRPVIVRSVSADGPSFGKLLPGDQILAINEETVSDAPRERVIDLVRHCKDTILLTVLQPHQSPKSAFISAAKKARLRTNPPKVRFSEQVSISDPDTTMLKDDSLLLIPNVLKVFLENGQIKSFTFDSRTTVRDVISSLQDRLSLRYIEHFALVLEAGGLDQNQKLHLLQENQPLTHDPADLLRRDPAAFEYLYIQNRNDVIKERFGMDWKSDITLRLAALHIYITVSSARPNQKISLKHVEKEWGLEPFLPLTLLPTVKEKNVCKILSQLLKTYQHPPPSGNKVPPLQGKLQYMRVLNDLPPFGGILFNTVELDEKQSATTLLVGPRHGISHVIDLKNNLTTVLTEFSRISKIQLYRETQGVARVEVSIHDGKPLVLLMEWPDATNFACLISGYYKLFVDPKRNIYFRISGQSHMTKADYRSSHHSHPRSGATGSGGRRGDERESSHRESGSSRAVAPAESQHLGLCHFHLQEQQQFQELQAHPEAELDINENFISQEAPGRPRTKSDPTQQSAEDITGVSLSPPVENAGFRHRAQTLAQTKKSARFFCDSCKERHRNEDPSAVGSGRSSGKTCSSACASRDGGSVDLTALPPPGNEDDDEEEPPVGGEKLQLPPPAIAAPPPGFRDNSSDEDDSKRGRKARTSANPDITSGKQRQTKEDVPVTLIDNVATRTVRDHAQELDDALVSTLQALEALAASEDYPHSHQQPTQTAGLIVLAAITPESSLDSGHETNSSELTDVSEMVSAMKQNQNQAYLLAHHINKESRLCRRDFPLAIPGCTAKTIGTGAFSVGQIRAGCPPKQVILSKTVPFKVGPCQDSGIVGVVTEHRTNQETIPNEQTPELKANFDSTKGTVPDPPSKPTEELKVSEISLSAQVTKDPKLSIAAGEIPRLNLPDGVKEKAAPPLNSDKALSVLLSVDRTSSAKIPLTNMCQDAETASSETMKPSSSTEFLSVDDLFCTCPVQQEPGPQLRIKDPQVQKVVVFQSSSPTDDERLRAKGLFLANNKETAVRVAAECTLAKPSPTVQKKYSPRLPLKAERKDGAETKTDVAPGKSHSEPQICATKSLPNLEDSAASPSLDKVSTLPARESKKVGKPQRSAPFLSIRNLLSATFPARMRRETDERRAQLQKVRQYELEFLEELLKPKSSQGEYLPQGSSPVTSGTPCACQLRTSPVLKAPGISREQRRSCDCKRMCRGMRLPDTPVGSTTETQNRGRERTTAKTPTTVPKVPHSEGTTRRSQNLEVKTARIRSISLESREPRGEQGSCLPACTSQTDYMEEPQKLQRRYSIGELDNNTNTPVYAEVKPKSKSLEKEMERVRATGLRLPTPVEPIHTQSLQPDGKGKKGVFFIQSNELLCENKSETGEVLLTLPSEDGDDKDKCCSFCFCYRKCEAADESSEKDELSYSIPLQVLPGMELDSSTFPVVSKTLQVLNAEDCSGEEDAEKEPQAQEIDLRACSTLEGSLARVQALQGKSFNLPDGFLNAQLDANELLAILRQCANSPQAEGEARLQPSRIAEYKQELAVRFKEFRASCRRVASVEKSPTCMLAVVTASFKVLCDLTQTFIKLVRGVRTEAQRQQLLRKVEEVAINYTLLLRAAEESMGHSSSLPTKTLSPQVSSNTNNMSSLTRPIKVLPAQ; this is encoded by the exons ATGGCCAAGGTCCAGGATGGACACATATATGCATGTGACAG CTCTGCAATGTTAGAGGAGGGCCAAGATGGTATGGACAGTGGTACCCTAAGTCCTGCCACAGCTCGACAGGTCACCATCCAGCGACACCCTACCCAAGGCTTCGGCTTCATTGCAGGCAGCCAGAGGCCGGTCATCGTACGTTCAGTCTCTGCTG ACGGACCTTCCTTTGGTAAGCTTCTCCCAGGAGATCAGATCTTGGCCATTAACGAGGAGACGGTGAGCGACGCTCCCCGAGAGAGAGTCATAGACCTTGTAAG ACACTGCAAAGATACTATTCTTCTCACTGTGCTGCAGCCGCATCAG TCACCGAAATCTGCCTTCATAAGTGCAGCCAAAAAGGCCCGTCTGCGAACTAACCCGCCGAAAGTGCGCTTTTCAGAGCAAGTGTCCATCAGCGATCCAGACACA ACAATGCTGAAGGACGACTCTTTGCTTCTCATACCCAATGTGTTGAAGGTCTTTTTGGAGAATGGGCAAATAAAGTCCTTTACCTTTGATAGCCGTACAACTGTGAGG GATGTGATCTCCTCCCTGCAGGACCGCCTCTCACTACGTTACATTGAGCACTTTGCCTTGGTGCTGGAGGCAGGCGGTCTTGACCAGAATCAAAAACTACATCTGCTGCAGGAGAACCAGCCCCTGACGCAT GACCCCGCAGACTTGCTTAGAAGGGACCCGGCGGCATTTGAGTATCTGTACATTCAG AATCGCAATGATGTAATCAAGGAACGCTTTGGCATGGATTGGAAATCTGACATCACATTACGACTGGCCGCACTCCATATCTACATCACTGTGTCCTCGGCGAGGCCCAATCAGAAGATTTCTCTCAAGCATGTAGA AAAGGAGTGGGGACTTGAGCCTTTCCTTCCCCTCACTCTGCTTCCAACAGTCAAAGAGAAGAACGTATGCAAGATTCTGTCACAGCTGTTGAAGACCTACCAGCATCCACCACCATCGGGCAACAAG GTCCCTCCTCTCCAAGGAAAACTGCAGTACATGCGGGTACTCAATGACCTCCCCCCCTTTGGAGGAATACTGTTCAACACGGTTGAACTG GATGAGAAACAATCAGCCACAACTCTTCTGGTGGGTCCTCGACATGGCATCAGTCATGTGATTGATCtgaaaaacaacctgaccaccGTTCTGACCGAGTTCAGCAGAATATCCAAGATCCAGCTCTATCGAGAAACACAAGGCGTGGCACGAGTGGAAGTTTCAATCCACGACGGCAAG CCTTTGGTTCTACTCATGGAATGGCCAGATGCCACCAACTTTGCCTGCCTCATTTCTGGCTACTACAAGCTCTTTGTAGACCCGAAAAGGAACATTTATTTCAGGATCTCTGGTCAGTCTCACATGACCAAGGCAG ATTACAGAAGCTCCCACCATTCACACCCACGCTCTGGGGCAACCGGAAGTGGAGGGCGAAGAGGGGATGAGAGAGAAAGCTCACACAGAGAGTCAGGGTCTTCCAGGGCCGTAGCTCCTGCAGAGTCTCAACATCTAGGTCTGTGTCATTTCCACCTTCAGGAACAACAGCAGTTTCAGGAGCTCCAAGCACACCCTGAAGCTGAACTTGACATCAATGAGAACTTTATTTCCCAGGAGGCCCCTGGGCGGCCCCGAACCAAGTCAGACCCCACGCAGCAGAGTGCCGAGGATATAACTGGGGTGTCGTTGAGTCCACCAGTGGAAAATGCAGGATTTAGACACCGAGCCCAAACTCTCGCACAGACAAAGAAATCAGCACGTTTCTTCTGTGATTCCTGTAAAGAGAGGCACAGGAACGAAGATCCATCCGCAGTGGGAAGTGGTCGGAGCTCGGGAAAAACATGCTCAAGTGCTTGCGCTTCCCGAGATGGAGGTAGCGTTGACCTCACGGCTCTGCCGCCCCCTGGAAACGAGGACGACGATGAGGAGGAGCCACCCGTTGGAGGTGAAAAGCTGCAACTACCACCACCTGCGATTGCCGCACCACCGCCAGGCTTCAGAGACAACAGCTCTGATGAGGATGACTCAAAGAGAGGGAGGAAGGCGAGAACCAGTGCCAACCCTGATATCACCAGTGGGAAACAACGCCAAACTAAGGAAGATGTGCCCGTGACACTTATTGATAACGTGGCCACGAGAACGGTTCGAGATCATGCACAGGAACTTGACGATGCTTTGGTGTCCACCTTACAAGCTCTTGAGGCTTTGGCAGCTTCTGAGGACTACCCCCATTCCCATCAGCAACCAACACAGACTGCAG GGCTCATCGTTTTGGCTGCCATTACACCCGAATCATCGTTGGACTCCGGCCATGAGACAAATTCCTCTGAACTGACAGATGTTTCTGAGATGGTTTCAGCAATGAAGCAGAACCAAAACCAGGCATACCTCCTAGCCCACCATATAAACAAGGAAAGCCGCCTCTGCCGTCGTGATTTTCCTCTGGCAATCCCCGGCTGCACAGCAAAGACAATAGGGACGGGGGCATTTTCTGTAGGTCAGATTCGTGCTGGATGTCCACCCAAGCAAGTAATCCTCAGTAAGACTGTGCCCTTTAAAGTCGGCCCCTGTCAAGACTCTGGAATAGTCGGTGTTGTGACGGAGCATAGAACCAATCAAGAAACTATTCCGAACGAGCAGACGCCTGAATTGAAAGCAAACTTCGATTCCACTAAAGGAACCGTCCCCGATCCTCCATCTAAACCAACGGAAGAACTTAAAGTGTCTGAGATTTCACTTTCAGCTCAAGTCACTAAAGATCCAAAGTTATCCATTGCCGCTGGGGAGATACCGAGGCTAAATCTTCCAGATGGCGTAAAGGAGAAAGCAGCACCACCTCTTAATTCAGACAAAGCCTTATCTGTTCTCTTAAGTGTGGACAGAACTTCCTCAGCCAAGATTCCCCTAACTAACATGTGCCAAGACGCCGAGACTGCCTCTAGCGAGACCATGAAGCCTTCCAGTTCGACGGAATTTCTGTCAGTAGATGATCTTTTCTGCACGTGCCCAGTACAACAGGAACCCGGGCCTCAGTTAAGAATTAAAGATCCGCAGGTTCAGAAGGTGGTAGTGTTTCAATCCTCATCCCCGACTGATGACGAGCGTCTTCGAGCAAAAGGACTCTTCTTAGCTAACAACAAAGAAACTGCAGTAAGAGTCGCAGCGGAATGTACTTTGGCAAAACCAAGTCCTACAGTTCAGAAGAAGTATTCTCCTCGTTTGCCTctaaaagcagaaagaaaagaTGGAGCAGAGACCAAGACTGATGTCGCACCAGGAAAATCTCACTCTGAGCCGCAGATATGTGCCACAAAATCATTACCTAATTTGGAGGATAGCGCAGCGAGCCCATCTTTAGATAAGGTATCTACTCTACCAGCGAGAGAATCGAAGAAAGTGGGCAAGCCCCAGCGAAGTGCCCCCTTTTTAAGCATCCGAAATCTACTTTCCGCGACCTTCCCAGCAAGAATGAGAAGAGAAACAGATGAGCGACGGGCTCAGCTTCAAAAAGTTCGTCAGTACGAGTTGGAGTTCTTAGAAGAGCTACTGAAACCCAAGTCCTCGCAGGGAGAGTATTTACCCCAAGGATCCTCACCTGTGACCTCAGGGACCCCTTGTGCCTGTCAGCTACGCACCAGCCCTGTCCTAAAAGCACCGGGAATCTCCAGGGAGCAGAGACGTAGCTGTGACTGTAAGCGAATGTGTAGAGGAATGAGGTTACCGGACACACCGGTCGGCTCCACGACAGAAACGCAGAACCGAGGCAGGGAGAGAACTACGGCTAAGACTCCTACCACGGTCCCTAAGGTACCTCACAGTGAAGGCACTACAAGAAGATCTCAGAACTTGGAAGTCAAAACTGCACGAATACGTTCTATCAGTCTTGAGTCGAGGGAACCGAGGGGAGAGCAGGGGTCCTGTTTGCCGGCCTGTACCTCACAAACTGACTATATGGAGGAACCACAAAAGCTCCAGAGGCGATATAGCATTGGAGAACTGGATAACAATACAAACACTCCCGTTTATGCGGAAGTGAAGCCTAAATCTAAGAGTCTTGAGAAAGAGATGGAGAGAGTCAGGGCCACAGGATTGAGGCTGCCGACCCCAGTGGAGCCAATTCATACGCAGTCTCTTCAGCCGGACGGAAAGGGAAAGAAGGGGGTGTTTTTTATACAGAGCAATGAGTTATTGTGTGAAAATAAAAGCGAAACCGGGGAGGTACTGCTAACCTTGCCAAGCGAAGATGGCGACGACAAGGATAAATGCTGCTCATTCTGTTTCTGCTACAGAAAATGCGAGGCAGCAGATGAGAGCAGTGAGAAGGACGAGTTATCCTACTCCATTCCGCTTCAGGTTCTTCCAGGCATGGAGTTGGATTCAAGTACCTTCCCTGTTGTGAGCAAAACCCTCCAGGTTCTTAATGCAGAGGACTGTAGTGGCGAGGAGGACGCGGAGAAAGAACCACAGGCACAGGAGATCGACCTCAGAGCATGCAGTACCCTGGAGGGCAGCCTGGCACGGGTTCAGGCTCTCCAAGGGAAATCCTTCAACTTGCCGGATGGTTTCCTAAATGCCCAGTTGGACGCTAACGAGTTATTAGCTATCCTGCGTCAGTGTGCAAACAGCCCACAAGCTGAGGGCGAAGCTCGTCTTCAGCCCTCGCGGATTGCGGAGTACAAACAGGAGCTGGCGGTGCGCTTCAAGGAATTCCGAGCATCGTGTCGGAGAGTGGCGAGCGTGGAAAAAAGCCCGACTTGTATGCTCGCTGTTGTCACGGCCAGCTTTAAAGTGCTGTGCGATTTAACGCAGACCTTCATAAAACTGGTCAGAGGGGTTCGCACAGAAGCTCAAAGACAGCAGCTGCTGAGGAAAGTGGAGGAAGTCGCCATTAACTACACTTTGCTTCTTCGCGCGGCAGAAGAATCGATGGGACATTCGAGCAGCCTGCCAACAAAAACACTGAGCCCTCAAGTGTCCTCCAACACCAATAACATGAGCTCACTCACCCGGCCCATCAAAGTCCTTCCCGCCCAGTAA
- the frmpd3 gene encoding FERM and PDZ domain-containing protein 3 isoform X4 yields MAKVQDGHIYACDSSAMLEEGQDGMDSGTLSPATARQVTIQRHPTQGFGFIAGSQRPVIVRSVSADGPSFGKLLPGDQILAINEETVSDAPRERVIDLVRHCKDTILLTVLQPHQSPKSAFISAAKKARLRTNPPKVRFSEQVSISDPDTTMLKDDSLLLIPNVLKVFLENGQIKSFTFDSRTTVRDVISSLQDRLSLRYIEHFALVLEAGGLDQNQKLHLLQENQPLTHVVHRTYFQGMKCLFRICFFPKDPADLLRRDPAAFEYLYIQNRNDVIKERFGMDWKSDITLRLAALHIYITVSSARPNQKISLKHVEKEWGLEPFLPLTLLPTVKEKNVCKILSQLLKTYQHPPPSGNKVPPLQGKLQYMRVLNDLPPFGGILFNTVELDEKQSATTLLVGPRHGISHVIDLKNNLTTVLTEFSRISKIQLYRETQGVARVEVSIHDGKPLVLLMEWPDATNFACLISGYYKLFVDPKRNIYFRISGQSHMTKAGLIVLAAITPESSLDSGHETNSSELTDVSEMVSAMKQNQNQAYLLAHHINKESRLCRRDFPLAIPGCTAKTIGTGAFSVGQIRAGCPPKQVILSKTVPFKVGPCQDSGIVGVVTEHRTNQETIPNEQTPELKANFDSTKGTVPDPPSKPTEELKVSEISLSAQVTKDPKLSIAAGEIPRLNLPDGVKEKAAPPLNSDKALSVLLSVDRTSSAKIPLTNMCQDAETASSETMKPSSSTEFLSVDDLFCTCPVQQEPGPQLRIKDPQVQKVVVFQSSSPTDDERLRAKGLFLANNKETAVRVAAECTLAKPSPTVQKKYSPRLPLKAERKDGAETKTDVAPGKSHSEPQICATKSLPNLEDSAASPSLDKVSTLPARESKKVGKPQRSAPFLSIRNLLSATFPARMRRETDERRAQLQKVRQYELEFLEELLKPKSSQGEYLPQGSSPVTSGTPCACQLRTSPVLKAPGISREQRRSCDCKRMCRGMRLPDTPVGSTTETQNRGRERTTAKTPTTVPKVPHSEGTTRRSQNLEVKTARIRSISLESREPRGEQGSCLPACTSQTDYMEEPQKLQRRYSIGELDNNTNTPVYAEVKPKSKSLEKEMERVRATGLRLPTPVEPIHTQSLQPDGKGKKGVFFIQSNELLCENKSETGEVLLTLPSEDGDDKDKCCSFCFCYRKCEAADESSEKDELSYSIPLQVLPGMELDSSTFPVVSKTLQVLNAEDCSGEEDAEKEPQAQEIDLRACSTLEGSLARVQALQGKSFNLPDGFLNAQLDANELLAILRQCANSPQAEGEARLQPSRIAEYKQELAVRFKEFRASCRRVASVEKSPTCMLAVVTASFKVLCDLTQTFIKLVRGVRTEAQRQQLLRKVEEVAINYTLLLRAAEESMGHSSSLPTKTLSPQVSSNTNNMSSLTRPIKVLPAQ; encoded by the exons ATGGCCAAGGTCCAGGATGGACACATATATGCATGTGACAG CTCTGCAATGTTAGAGGAGGGCCAAGATGGTATGGACAGTGGTACCCTAAGTCCTGCCACAGCTCGACAGGTCACCATCCAGCGACACCCTACCCAAGGCTTCGGCTTCATTGCAGGCAGCCAGAGGCCGGTCATCGTACGTTCAGTCTCTGCTG ACGGACCTTCCTTTGGTAAGCTTCTCCCAGGAGATCAGATCTTGGCCATTAACGAGGAGACGGTGAGCGACGCTCCCCGAGAGAGAGTCATAGACCTTGTAAG ACACTGCAAAGATACTATTCTTCTCACTGTGCTGCAGCCGCATCAG TCACCGAAATCTGCCTTCATAAGTGCAGCCAAAAAGGCCCGTCTGCGAACTAACCCGCCGAAAGTGCGCTTTTCAGAGCAAGTGTCCATCAGCGATCCAGACACA ACAATGCTGAAGGACGACTCTTTGCTTCTCATACCCAATGTGTTGAAGGTCTTTTTGGAGAATGGGCAAATAAAGTCCTTTACCTTTGATAGCCGTACAACTGTGAGG GATGTGATCTCCTCCCTGCAGGACCGCCTCTCACTACGTTACATTGAGCACTTTGCCTTGGTGCTGGAGGCAGGCGGTCTTGACCAGAATCAAAAACTACATCTGCTGCAGGAGAACCAGCCCCTGACGCAT GTGGTGCATAGAACCTATTTCCAAGGAATGAAGTGTCTGTTTCGCATCTGCTTCTTCCCCAAGGACCCCGCAGACTTGCTTAGAAGGGACCCGGCGGCATTTGAGTATCTGTACATTCAG AATCGCAATGATGTAATCAAGGAACGCTTTGGCATGGATTGGAAATCTGACATCACATTACGACTGGCCGCACTCCATATCTACATCACTGTGTCCTCGGCGAGGCCCAATCAGAAGATTTCTCTCAAGCATGTAGA AAAGGAGTGGGGACTTGAGCCTTTCCTTCCCCTCACTCTGCTTCCAACAGTCAAAGAGAAGAACGTATGCAAGATTCTGTCACAGCTGTTGAAGACCTACCAGCATCCACCACCATCGGGCAACAAG GTCCCTCCTCTCCAAGGAAAACTGCAGTACATGCGGGTACTCAATGACCTCCCCCCCTTTGGAGGAATACTGTTCAACACGGTTGAACTG GATGAGAAACAATCAGCCACAACTCTTCTGGTGGGTCCTCGACATGGCATCAGTCATGTGATTGATCtgaaaaacaacctgaccaccGTTCTGACCGAGTTCAGCAGAATATCCAAGATCCAGCTCTATCGAGAAACACAAGGCGTGGCACGAGTGGAAGTTTCAATCCACGACGGCAAG CCTTTGGTTCTACTCATGGAATGGCCAGATGCCACCAACTTTGCCTGCCTCATTTCTGGCTACTACAAGCTCTTTGTAGACCCGAAAAGGAACATTTATTTCAGGATCTCTGGTCAGTCTCACATGACCAAGGCAG GGCTCATCGTTTTGGCTGCCATTACACCCGAATCATCGTTGGACTCCGGCCATGAGACAAATTCCTCTGAACTGACAGATGTTTCTGAGATGGTTTCAGCAATGAAGCAGAACCAAAACCAGGCATACCTCCTAGCCCACCATATAAACAAGGAAAGCCGCCTCTGCCGTCGTGATTTTCCTCTGGCAATCCCCGGCTGCACAGCAAAGACAATAGGGACGGGGGCATTTTCTGTAGGTCAGATTCGTGCTGGATGTCCACCCAAGCAAGTAATCCTCAGTAAGACTGTGCCCTTTAAAGTCGGCCCCTGTCAAGACTCTGGAATAGTCGGTGTTGTGACGGAGCATAGAACCAATCAAGAAACTATTCCGAACGAGCAGACGCCTGAATTGAAAGCAAACTTCGATTCCACTAAAGGAACCGTCCCCGATCCTCCATCTAAACCAACGGAAGAACTTAAAGTGTCTGAGATTTCACTTTCAGCTCAAGTCACTAAAGATCCAAAGTTATCCATTGCCGCTGGGGAGATACCGAGGCTAAATCTTCCAGATGGCGTAAAGGAGAAAGCAGCACCACCTCTTAATTCAGACAAAGCCTTATCTGTTCTCTTAAGTGTGGACAGAACTTCCTCAGCCAAGATTCCCCTAACTAACATGTGCCAAGACGCCGAGACTGCCTCTAGCGAGACCATGAAGCCTTCCAGTTCGACGGAATTTCTGTCAGTAGATGATCTTTTCTGCACGTGCCCAGTACAACAGGAACCCGGGCCTCAGTTAAGAATTAAAGATCCGCAGGTTCAGAAGGTGGTAGTGTTTCAATCCTCATCCCCGACTGATGACGAGCGTCTTCGAGCAAAAGGACTCTTCTTAGCTAACAACAAAGAAACTGCAGTAAGAGTCGCAGCGGAATGTACTTTGGCAAAACCAAGTCCTACAGTTCAGAAGAAGTATTCTCCTCGTTTGCCTctaaaagcagaaagaaaagaTGGAGCAGAGACCAAGACTGATGTCGCACCAGGAAAATCTCACTCTGAGCCGCAGATATGTGCCACAAAATCATTACCTAATTTGGAGGATAGCGCAGCGAGCCCATCTTTAGATAAGGTATCTACTCTACCAGCGAGAGAATCGAAGAAAGTGGGCAAGCCCCAGCGAAGTGCCCCCTTTTTAAGCATCCGAAATCTACTTTCCGCGACCTTCCCAGCAAGAATGAGAAGAGAAACAGATGAGCGACGGGCTCAGCTTCAAAAAGTTCGTCAGTACGAGTTGGAGTTCTTAGAAGAGCTACTGAAACCCAAGTCCTCGCAGGGAGAGTATTTACCCCAAGGATCCTCACCTGTGACCTCAGGGACCCCTTGTGCCTGTCAGCTACGCACCAGCCCTGTCCTAAAAGCACCGGGAATCTCCAGGGAGCAGAGACGTAGCTGTGACTGTAAGCGAATGTGTAGAGGAATGAGGTTACCGGACACACCGGTCGGCTCCACGACAGAAACGCAGAACCGAGGCAGGGAGAGAACTACGGCTAAGACTCCTACCACGGTCCCTAAGGTACCTCACAGTGAAGGCACTACAAGAAGATCTCAGAACTTGGAAGTCAAAACTGCACGAATACGTTCTATCAGTCTTGAGTCGAGGGAACCGAGGGGAGAGCAGGGGTCCTGTTTGCCGGCCTGTACCTCACAAACTGACTATATGGAGGAACCACAAAAGCTCCAGAGGCGATATAGCATTGGAGAACTGGATAACAATACAAACACTCCCGTTTATGCGGAAGTGAAGCCTAAATCTAAGAGTCTTGAGAAAGAGATGGAGAGAGTCAGGGCCACAGGATTGAGGCTGCCGACCCCAGTGGAGCCAATTCATACGCAGTCTCTTCAGCCGGACGGAAAGGGAAAGAAGGGGGTGTTTTTTATACAGAGCAATGAGTTATTGTGTGAAAATAAAAGCGAAACCGGGGAGGTACTGCTAACCTTGCCAAGCGAAGATGGCGACGACAAGGATAAATGCTGCTCATTCTGTTTCTGCTACAGAAAATGCGAGGCAGCAGATGAGAGCAGTGAGAAGGACGAGTTATCCTACTCCATTCCGCTTCAGGTTCTTCCAGGCATGGAGTTGGATTCAAGTACCTTCCCTGTTGTGAGCAAAACCCTCCAGGTTCTTAATGCAGAGGACTGTAGTGGCGAGGAGGACGCGGAGAAAGAACCACAGGCACAGGAGATCGACCTCAGAGCATGCAGTACCCTGGAGGGCAGCCTGGCACGGGTTCAGGCTCTCCAAGGGAAATCCTTCAACTTGCCGGATGGTTTCCTAAATGCCCAGTTGGACGCTAACGAGTTATTAGCTATCCTGCGTCAGTGTGCAAACAGCCCACAAGCTGAGGGCGAAGCTCGTCTTCAGCCCTCGCGGATTGCGGAGTACAAACAGGAGCTGGCGGTGCGCTTCAAGGAATTCCGAGCATCGTGTCGGAGAGTGGCGAGCGTGGAAAAAAGCCCGACTTGTATGCTCGCTGTTGTCACGGCCAGCTTTAAAGTGCTGTGCGATTTAACGCAGACCTTCATAAAACTGGTCAGAGGGGTTCGCACAGAAGCTCAAAGACAGCAGCTGCTGAGGAAAGTGGAGGAAGTCGCCATTAACTACACTTTGCTTCTTCGCGCGGCAGAAGAATCGATGGGACATTCGAGCAGCCTGCCAACAAAAACACTGAGCCCTCAAGTGTCCTCCAACACCAATAACATGAGCTCACTCACCCGGCCCATCAAAGTCCTTCCCGCCCAGTAA